In a single window of the Serratia quinivorans genome:
- a CDS encoding flagellar basal body-associated protein FliL — protein sequence MSQNSLPTASKKRPLLAYLLVLITLLACGAAGYSWWQLKQHQNGAQPADKPQPPAAPVFMPLDTFTVNLMTPDNNPDRVLYIGLTLRLPDENTRRQLNDFLPEVRSRLLMLLSRQEAGQLSSEQGKQQLVAQIKDVLSPPLVKGQPKQVVSDVLFTAFILR from the coding sequence ATGTCTCAGAACTCCCTTCCAACAGCCTCAAAAAAACGTCCGCTACTGGCTTACCTGCTGGTGTTGATTACCCTGCTCGCCTGCGGCGCAGCCGGCTACAGCTGGTGGCAGCTTAAACAGCACCAGAATGGCGCACAGCCCGCAGACAAACCGCAACCTCCGGCCGCACCGGTGTTTATGCCGCTGGACACCTTTACCGTCAATCTGATGACGCCGGATAACAACCCCGATCGCGTGTTGTACATCGGCCTGACATTACGCTTGCCGGACGAGAACACCCGCCGCCAACTGAACGATTTTCTGCCGGAGGTGCGCAGCCGTCTGCTGATGCTGCTGTCCCGTCAGGAGGCGGGTCAGTTGAGCAGTGAACAAGGGAAACAGCAATTGGTGGCGCAGATTAAGGACGTACTTAGCCCGCCGCTGGTTAAAGGACAACCGAAGCAGGTGGTCAGCGACGTGCTGTTCACCGCCTTCATACTGCGGTAA
- the fliG gene encoding Flagellar motor switch protein FliG: protein MSLTGTEKSAILLMTLGEDRAAEVFKHLSSREVQQLSGTMASMSQVSHKQLNEILREFEDDAEQYAALSVNASDYLRSVLVKALGEERAASLLEDILESRETTTGMETLNFMEPMSAADLIRDEHPQIIATILVHLKRGQAADILALFDERLRNDVMLRIATFGGVQPAALAELTEVLNNLLDGQNLKRSKMGGVRTAAEIINLMKTQQEEAVIDAMREYDGELAQKIIDEMFLFENLVEVDDRSIQRLLQEVEGESLLVALKGAEQPLREKFLKNMSQRAADILRDDLANRGPVRMSQVENEQKAILLVVRRLAESGEMIIGGGEDTYV, encoded by the coding sequence ATGAGTCTGACCGGAACCGAAAAAAGCGCCATCCTGCTGATGACCCTGGGTGAAGATCGCGCCGCCGAGGTGTTCAAACACCTCTCCTCGCGGGAAGTCCAGCAGTTGAGCGGCACCATGGCCAGCATGAGCCAGGTCTCGCACAAACAACTGAATGAAATACTGCGCGAATTTGAAGATGACGCCGAACAATATGCGGCACTGAGCGTCAACGCCAGCGACTATCTGCGTTCGGTGCTGGTTAAAGCGCTGGGCGAAGAGCGCGCCGCCAGCCTGTTGGAGGATATTCTCGAATCCCGCGAGACCACCACCGGCATGGAAACGCTCAACTTTATGGAGCCAATGAGCGCCGCCGATCTGATCCGCGACGAACACCCGCAAATCATCGCCACCATTCTGGTCCACCTTAAGCGTGGCCAGGCGGCGGATATTTTGGCGCTGTTCGACGAACGCCTGCGCAACGACGTGATGCTGCGTATCGCCACCTTCGGCGGCGTGCAACCGGCAGCGCTGGCGGAACTGACCGAAGTGCTGAACAACCTGCTCGACGGCCAGAACCTCAAGCGCAGCAAAATGGGCGGGGTACGCACCGCAGCCGAGATCATCAACCTGATGAAAACTCAGCAGGAAGAAGCGGTTATCGACGCCATGCGCGAATACGACGGCGAGCTGGCGCAGAAGATCATCGACGAAATGTTCCTGTTCGAAAACCTGGTGGAGGTCGACGACCGCAGCATCCAGCGCCTGTTGCAGGAAGTGGAAGGCGAATCCTTGCTGGTGGCGCTCAAAGGCGCGGAACAGCCGCTGCGCGAGAAGTTCCTCAAGAATATGTCGCAACGCGCCGCCGATATCCTGCGCGACGACCTGGCCAACCGTGGCCCGGTACGCATGTCGCAGGTCGAGAACGAACAGAAAGCCATCCTGTTGGTCGTCCGTCGTTTGGCGGAAAGCGGCGAAATGATTATTGGCGGTGGCGAGGACACCTATGTCTGA
- the fliF gene encoding Flagellar M-ring protein: MSASISATESRDNGLQAMWNRLRANPKIPLLIAASAAIAIVVALLLWAKSPDYRVLYSNINDRDGGAIVTQLTQMNIPFRFAENGAALLIPADKVHETRLRLAQLGLPKGGAVGFELLDQEKFGISQFSEQINYQRALEGELSRTIESLGPVQNARVHLALPKPSLFVREQKSPSASVTLTLQPGRALDDGQINAIVYMVSSSVAGLPPGNVTVVDQSGRLLTQSDGAGRDLNAAQLKYANEVESRYQRRIEAILAPMVGNGNARAQVTAQIDFATREQTDEEYQPNQLPNKAAVRSKQMSQSDQIGGPLVGGVPGALSNQPSAPATAPIETAKPAATGNNANATQPNAAATRSAASGPQNSRLDETTNYEVDRTIRHTQQKAGTVQRLSVAVVVNYRGTDKDGKPLPMSKEQLAQIESLVRESMGFSSTRGDTLNVVNTPFTDNEVTGGELPFWQSQAFIDRLFDAGRYLLVLLVGWLLWRKLVRPQLQNRQAVQKAAIAAANTPMAKPAESNKQSNEELAQHRKSQQRVSAEVQSQRIRDLADKDPRVVALVIRQWMSNEL; the protein is encoded by the coding sequence ATGAGTGCTTCAATCTCCGCCACCGAAAGCCGCGATAATGGCCTGCAAGCCATGTGGAACCGTCTGCGCGCCAACCCGAAAATCCCACTGCTGATCGCCGCTTCTGCCGCCATCGCCATTGTGGTCGCGCTGCTGTTATGGGCAAAAAGTCCTGATTACCGGGTGCTGTACAGCAACATTAACGATCGCGACGGCGGTGCCATCGTCACCCAGCTGACGCAGATGAACATCCCCTTCCGCTTTGCCGAAAATGGCGCGGCGCTGCTGATCCCGGCAGACAAAGTGCACGAAACCCGCCTGCGTCTGGCGCAGTTGGGCCTGCCGAAAGGCGGTGCCGTTGGCTTCGAACTGCTGGATCAGGAAAAATTCGGCATCAGCCAGTTCAGTGAGCAAATCAACTACCAGCGCGCGCTGGAAGGCGAATTGTCACGCACCATCGAATCGCTGGGGCCGGTACAAAACGCCCGGGTGCATCTGGCACTGCCAAAACCCTCGCTGTTCGTGCGCGAGCAAAAATCCCCTTCCGCCTCGGTGACCCTGACGCTGCAACCCGGCCGCGCGTTGGATGACGGCCAGATCAATGCCATCGTTTATATGGTCTCGAGCAGCGTCGCCGGCCTGCCGCCGGGCAACGTGACCGTGGTCGATCAATCCGGTCGTCTGCTGACCCAGTCTGACGGTGCCGGGCGCGATCTGAACGCCGCACAGCTCAAGTACGCCAACGAAGTGGAAAGCCGCTATCAACGTCGCATCGAAGCGATTTTGGCACCGATGGTCGGTAACGGTAACGCGCGCGCCCAGGTCACCGCGCAGATTGATTTTGCCACCCGCGAGCAAACCGACGAAGAATACCAACCGAACCAACTGCCGAATAAGGCCGCCGTTCGTTCCAAACAAATGAGTCAAAGCGATCAGATTGGCGGACCACTGGTCGGTGGCGTACCGGGTGCCTTATCCAATCAGCCTAGCGCTCCAGCGACCGCGCCGATTGAAACCGCCAAACCGGCGGCCACCGGCAACAACGCCAACGCCACCCAGCCCAATGCCGCGGCAACCCGCAGCGCAGCCTCGGGGCCGCAGAATTCACGCCTGGATGAAACCACCAACTACGAAGTCGATCGCACCATCCGCCATACCCAGCAAAAAGCCGGGACGGTACAGCGGTTGTCGGTGGCAGTGGTGGTTAACTATCGCGGTACGGATAAAGACGGCAAACCACTGCCGATGAGTAAAGAGCAGTTGGCGCAGATCGAATCGCTGGTGCGCGAGTCCATGGGTTTCTCCAGCACCCGCGGCGACACACTCAACGTGGTCAACACGCCGTTTACCGATAACGAAGTCACCGGCGGTGAGCTGCCGTTCTGGCAAAGCCAGGCGTTTATCGATCGTCTGTTCGACGCCGGTCGCTATCTGCTGGTCCTGCTGGTCGGCTGGTTGCTATGGCGCAAACTGGTACGTCCGCAGCTGCAAAACCGTCAGGCAGTACAAAAGGCCGCTATCGCCGCCGCCAATACGCCAATGGCCAAACCGGCAGAGAGCAATAAACAGAGTAACGAGGAGCTGGCGCAGCACCGTAAATCACAACAGCGCGTCAGTGCAGAAGTCCAGAGCCAGCGGATCCGCGATCTGGCTGATAAAGACCCACGCGTGGTCGCTCTGGTAATCCGCCAATGGATGAGCAACGAATTATGA
- the fliE gene encoding Flagellar hook-basal body complex protein FliE — protein MAGSRIFIGVTMAIQGIEGVLQQLQATAIQAGQMDRGAAAPGVSFASELKAAIGKISDTQQAARKQAQDFEIGVPGISLNDVMVDLQKSSISLQMGVQVRNKLVSAYQEVMNMAV, from the coding sequence ATGGCCGGCAGCCGCATTTTTATTGGGGTTACCATGGCAATTCAGGGTATTGAAGGGGTATTGCAGCAGTTACAAGCCACCGCGATTCAGGCAGGGCAAATGGATCGCGGTGCTGCTGCGCCGGGCGTCAGTTTCGCCAGCGAGCTGAAAGCGGCGATTGGCAAGATCAGCGATACCCAGCAGGCCGCACGCAAGCAGGCGCAGGATTTTGAGATCGGTGTACCGGGCATCAGCCTCAATGATGTGATGGTCGATCTGCAAAAATCGTCCATCTCGCTGCAGATGGGCGTGCAGGTGCGTAATAAGCTGGTTTCCGCCTATCAAGAAGTCATGAATATGGCGGTGTGA
- the ureR_2 gene encoding Urease operon transcriptional activator yields MERTINLCPGIGASAHIIQHTELLFPSVYFEQPHLYLVQQGHKRVRWQQREVVAHSGELLIIDGGQTVDIINEPSEEGAFSCQLLTCDPLLFAAPLAQVETQAPTAFDAVLALRNLPCALIHSFETTSLALALKHRFPAVIIRHKMLEILLWLKQFNISFIHNEVRNLTQQVRRCLATDPHNIWTAAEVADTLSMSEVMLRRKLSAENTSLRTLMIDVRMSSALALLQSTDWPISAIAQHVGYESSSRFAERFRKRFGFAPTAIRGHQRAMESSAIRPDHFSMMEAQE; encoded by the coding sequence ATGGAACGTACAATTAATCTTTGTCCTGGAATTGGCGCCTCGGCGCATATCATTCAGCATACTGAATTATTATTCCCTTCAGTCTATTTTGAACAACCCCATCTGTATTTGGTACAGCAAGGCCATAAACGCGTACGTTGGCAACAGCGTGAAGTGGTGGCTCATAGCGGGGAATTGTTGATTATCGACGGAGGGCAAACCGTGGATATCATTAATGAGCCCTCAGAGGAAGGGGCATTCAGCTGTCAGTTGTTGACCTGCGATCCGTTGCTGTTCGCCGCACCACTGGCCCAGGTTGAAACCCAGGCCCCAACGGCATTCGACGCAGTACTGGCATTGCGCAACCTGCCCTGCGCACTAATACACAGTTTTGAAACCACCAGCCTGGCGCTGGCACTTAAACATCGTTTCCCTGCGGTCATCATTCGCCACAAAATGCTGGAGATTCTGCTGTGGCTGAAGCAATTCAATATCAGCTTCATTCATAACGAGGTCAGAAATTTAACCCAGCAGGTGCGCCGTTGTCTGGCGACCGATCCGCATAATATCTGGACGGCGGCCGAGGTAGCGGACACCCTGTCGATGAGTGAAGTGATGCTGCGCCGTAAATTATCGGCAGAAAATACCTCGTTGCGTACCCTGATGATCGACGTGCGCATGAGCAGCGCACTGGCACTGCTGCAATCCACCGATTGGCCCATTTCCGCCATCGCCCAGCACGTCGGTTATGAAAGTTCCTCAAGGTTTGCAGAACGTTTTCGTAAGCGCTTTGGCTTTGCCCCCACCGCCATTCGCGGCCACCAACGGGCAATGGAGAGCAGCGCTATTCGCCCCGATCATTTCAGCATGATGGAGGCACAGGAATGA
- the fliI gene encoding Flagellum-specific ATP synthase: MTLRLGRWLTSLDTLEKRITHAPKVRRYGRLTRATGLVLEATGLQLPIGATCLIERHDGGEVQEVESEVVGFNGQRLFLMPLEEVEGIVPGARVYARVSPEGQSASKQLPLGPALLGRVLDGSAKPLDGLPAPETGYRAPLITAPFNPLQRTPIEQVLDVGVRTINGLLTVGRGQRMGLFAGSGVGKSVLLGMMARYTQADVIVVGLIGERGREVKDFIENILGPEGRARSVVIAAPADVSPLLRMQGAAYATRIAEDFRDRGQHVLLIMDSLTRYAMAQREIALAIGEPPATKGYPPSVFAKLPALVERAGNGISGGGSITAFYTVLTEGDDQQDPIADSARAILDGHVVLSRRLAEAGHYPAIDIEASISRAMTSLIDEEHYRRVRNFKQMLASYQRNRDLISVGAYVSGSDPLLDKAMALYPQMEAYLQQGIFERSGYDNACQQLQQLIV, translated from the coding sequence ATGACGCTTCGACTCGGCCGCTGGCTGACCTCACTCGATACGTTGGAAAAACGCATCACGCACGCGCCGAAGGTTCGTCGTTACGGCCGCCTGACGCGCGCAACCGGGCTGGTGCTGGAAGCCACCGGGCTGCAACTGCCGATCGGTGCCACCTGCCTGATCGAACGTCACGACGGCGGTGAAGTTCAGGAAGTCGAGAGCGAAGTGGTCGGTTTTAACGGCCAGCGACTGTTCCTGATGCCGCTGGAAGAAGTGGAAGGCATTGTGCCCGGCGCACGGGTTTATGCCCGCGTCTCGCCGGAAGGGCAAAGCGCCAGCAAACAGCTGCCGCTCGGCCCGGCATTGCTGGGCCGGGTGCTGGACGGCAGCGCCAAGCCGCTCGACGGCCTGCCCGCACCGGAAACCGGCTATCGTGCGCCGCTAATCACCGCCCCGTTCAATCCGTTGCAGCGTACGCCTATCGAACAGGTCCTGGATGTCGGCGTCCGCACCATTAATGGTCTGTTAACCGTCGGCCGTGGCCAGCGCATGGGGCTGTTCGCCGGCTCCGGCGTCGGTAAAAGCGTGCTGCTGGGCATGATGGCGCGTTACACCCAGGCCGACGTGATTGTCGTCGGGCTGATCGGCGAACGTGGCCGCGAGGTCAAAGACTTTATCGAAAACATCCTCGGCCCCGAAGGCCGGGCACGCTCGGTAGTGATTGCCGCGCCGGCAGATGTCTCGCCGCTGCTGCGCATGCAGGGGGCAGCCTATGCCACGCGTATCGCCGAGGACTTCCGCGATCGCGGTCAGCACGTGCTGCTGATTATGGATTCACTGACCCGTTATGCCATGGCGCAGCGTGAAATTGCCCTGGCCATCGGCGAGCCACCGGCCACCAAAGGCTATCCGCCGTCAGTGTTCGCCAAATTACCTGCACTGGTGGAACGCGCGGGCAATGGCATCAGCGGTGGCGGTTCAATTACCGCCTTCTATACCGTACTGACCGAAGGCGATGACCAGCAGGATCCGATTGCCGACTCGGCGCGCGCCATCCTCGATGGTCACGTGGTGCTGTCGCGACGGCTGGCAGAGGCAGGTCACTACCCGGCAATCGACATTGAAGCTTCGATCAGTCGTGCCATGACTTCGCTGATCGATGAGGAACATTACCGCCGGGTACGTAACTTCAAACAGATGCTGGCCAGCTATCAACGCAACCGCGATTTGATCAGCGTCGGTGCCTACGTTTCAGGCAGCGATCCTTTGCTGGACAAGGCGATGGCACTTTACCCGCAGATGGAAGCCTATCTGCAACAGGGCATTTTTGAACGCAGCGGTTATGACAACGCCTGCCAACAGTTACAGCAGTTGATCGTTTAA
- a CDS encoding flagellar assembly protein H — protein MSDRINTLPWQPWSLNDLTEPKTVVEPLPLPPVESFGTPLDDTVVQEQQLAQLRLQAEQQGQQLGYADGQQKGYEAGFQAGMEEGRQQGLLEAQQQQQPLTAHWQQLVTEFQHTLDALDSVIASRLMQLALTAAKQVLGQPPVCDGTALLAQIQQLIQQEPMFSGKPQLRVHPDDYQRIEQQLGATLSLHGWRLLADGQLHPGGCKVSADEGDLDASLATRWHELCRLAAPGEV, from the coding sequence ATGTCTGATCGCATTAACACCCTGCCCTGGCAGCCCTGGTCGCTTAACGATTTGACCGAGCCGAAAACGGTGGTCGAGCCGCTGCCGTTGCCGCCGGTGGAATCTTTCGGCACACCACTGGACGACACTGTGGTTCAGGAACAGCAATTGGCCCAATTGCGCCTGCAGGCAGAGCAGCAAGGCCAACAGTTGGGCTATGCCGACGGCCAGCAAAAAGGTTACGAAGCCGGGTTCCAGGCCGGCATGGAAGAAGGCCGTCAACAGGGCCTGCTGGAGGCGCAACAGCAACAACAACCGCTGACCGCCCACTGGCAACAGCTGGTGACTGAATTCCAGCATACGCTGGACGCGCTGGACAGCGTGATCGCCTCGCGCCTGATGCAGTTGGCGTTAACCGCCGCCAAACAGGTGCTCGGTCAACCACCGGTGTGTGACGGCACCGCCCTGCTGGCGCAGATACAACAGTTGATCCAGCAGGAGCCGATGTTCAGTGGCAAACCCCAGCTGCGCGTACATCCGGATGATTATCAGCGGATAGAGCAACAACTGGGCGCGACGCTCAGCCTGCACGGTTGGCGACTGCTGGCAGATGGCCAACTGCACCCTGGCGGTTGCAAGGTCAGCGCCGATGAAGGCGACCTGGATGCCAGTCTGGCAACCCGTTGGCACGAACTCTGCCGCCTGGCGGCTCCGGGAGAAGTGTAA
- the fliJ gene encoding Flagellar fliJ protein, translating into MKSQSPLITLRDLAQDAVEQATQQLGQVRKAQQAAEQQLSMLLNYQDEYRQKLNNQLSGGMESSNWQNYQQFIGTLEQAITQHRQQLTQWGEKVESAVKHWQDKQQRLNAFETLHTRAQSAQLQLENKRDQKLMDEFAQRSAQRNIHP; encoded by the coding sequence ATGAAATCACAGTCCCCCCTGATTACCCTGCGCGATTTGGCGCAGGACGCAGTGGAACAGGCGACGCAGCAGTTGGGCCAGGTGCGTAAGGCACAACAGGCGGCAGAGCAGCAGCTTTCCATGCTGCTCAATTATCAGGATGAGTACCGCCAGAAGCTGAATAATCAACTGAGCGGCGGTATGGAATCGTCCAACTGGCAGAACTACCAGCAGTTTATCGGCACGCTGGAGCAGGCCATCACCCAGCATCGCCAGCAACTGACGCAGTGGGGGGAAAAGGTCGAGAGCGCCGTGAAACACTGGCAGGACAAACAGCAACGGCTGAATGCCTTCGAAACCCTGCATACCCGTGCTCAAAGTGCGCAGCTGCAGTTGGAGAATAAACGGGATCAAAAACTGATGGATGAGTTTGCTCAACGCAGTGCACAAAGGAATATCCACCCATGA
- the fliK gene encoding Flagellar hook-length control protein — MNLNLLSGLSTPGDSGVLPDAQLPLDESSLSSAFAQLLGARVLPADKATGKLSPMTLSADEDSAPLSRNQLTQLLATFGERDGLLAPSLLSSGQQAAVAPGEEALKDQTAENTALRPAGEIDAATLQALFAMLPIAVTPVMLATAAGAGELSIEGEPGTTQPTAVLSATLGRPSDASGSPITDTQKTPPTLSKDPLSTESGSDAPQKTAATQDKPDATALKFGADTQAPVNHLMAPPVSSPTVTAAPASSLVTAPPTPQLNAQLGSPEWQQALNQQVLMFHRNGQQSAELRLHPQELGALQITLKLDDSQAQLHIASAHGQVRAAVEAAMPQLRHALAESGINLGQSSVGSESMPQGQQAQQQNAGQQGQPGYRDSHAGSEPGAEALSAPQALQAMARAVNGVDIFA; from the coding sequence ATGAACCTCAACCTATTGTCAGGTCTGTCGACCCCAGGCGACAGCGGAGTACTGCCGGACGCGCAGTTGCCGCTGGATGAATCCTCTCTTTCGTCCGCCTTTGCTCAACTGCTCGGTGCACGTGTGTTGCCGGCCGATAAGGCTACAGGCAAGCTGTCGCCGATGACGCTGAGTGCCGACGAGGACTCCGCGCCGCTGAGCCGCAATCAGCTAACCCAGCTACTGGCCACCTTCGGCGAACGAGATGGACTTTTGGCACCCTCGCTATTAAGCAGCGGTCAGCAGGCGGCCGTCGCGCCGGGTGAAGAGGCGCTGAAAGATCAAACTGCGGAAAATACGGCCCTGCGCCCCGCCGGTGAAATCGACGCGGCCACCTTACAGGCGCTGTTTGCCATGTTACCGATCGCCGTAACGCCGGTGATGCTGGCCACCGCGGCGGGCGCCGGGGAACTGAGCATTGAAGGCGAACCGGGTACGACACAACCTACGGCTGTGCTGAGCGCCACGCTGGGCCGCCCCTCGGACGCCTCCGGTAGCCCGATAACGGACACGCAGAAAACCCCGCCGACCCTGAGCAAAGATCCTCTCAGCACGGAAAGCGGCAGCGACGCACCACAAAAGACGGCGGCAACTCAGGATAAGCCGGATGCTACCGCGTTGAAATTCGGCGCCGATACGCAGGCGCCGGTCAATCACCTGATGGCACCGCCTGTCTCCAGCCCGACGGTGACAGCCGCTCCAGCCTCTTCGCTGGTTACCGCCCCGCCGACGCCGCAGCTAAATGCTCAGCTTGGCAGCCCCGAGTGGCAACAGGCGTTGAATCAGCAGGTACTGATGTTCCATCGCAACGGCCAGCAAAGCGCAGAACTGCGCCTGCATCCGCAGGAGTTGGGGGCATTGCAGATCACCCTTAAGCTCGATGACAGCCAGGCACAGTTGCATATTGCCTCCGCCCACGGTCAGGTACGTGCCGCCGTGGAAGCCGCCATGCCGCAACTGCGCCATGCGCTGGCAGAGAGCGGCATCAATCTGGGACAAAGCAGCGTCGGCAGTGAGTCCATGCCGCAGGGGCAACAGGCGCAACAACAAAACGCCGGGCAACAGGGCCAACCAGGTTATCGCGATAGCCACGCCGGCAGCGAACCGGGCGCAGAGGCCCTCAGTGCTCCACAGGCATTGCAGGCGATGGCTCGGGCCGTCAACGGCGTTGATATTTTCGCCTGA
- a CDS encoding Pectate lyase superfamily protein, whose amino-acid sequence MANLTSTSALVNDTDVTSQLGTTSNDYTNVHAQLGVTLSRFGADPTGKNDCREIFQQALDYAATTNHKTVWIDGTFLITGEISLKVPVGVNVRGYRSGRTQGVMTSGLNAALEPSVLLVRTKPGTDVTPGTNLFECTISPSFDGFVVYYDQQPKNITDPSLFLKYGYTFYTVGRSCSVTNVLYAGAWNFFWQRGESPFCQNIYGFAYGTDFHVEKCADVGVFDNIHSNPNVIRPAFSTITAAAKLATSIMFDFSEHDGMMLSNIHGFGKSVVFNNDQKGTVRLMSLVGNNFLFDKCGTLINSNASGARIVDFTGGTFIHDYAQLSGMLVLKNTTQTQLSQYYLNGWKFQLGSPLEGDTTDIFFYFGDSAGCSLILNEVVIPSKGTLKLNNILQSNIINGDITIGSRRISLNRTYNNLVTNSRLLSVDLNTNMPVDFQKSGANTFIKGREVTSSYTTVNEDSIAGLLKRVLDVNYNGPMSVVVYATAIGNSPGVKLSATDDNFDENTKISQFTEWSLEGPYYVARLSTTSTELYSIWDICCLAPSVNGGVLRVHSVELIPSSVFSYSSEVEEPPLLKSQVGSIATTMDLPANTNTMVKRSIWGATNGIARVYLKSATTLAIFTLYKTTGSSPVTVIQDIYNQSDSDVLNVTWPSNGRLTISSSAGGSVRIRIDGV is encoded by the coding sequence ATGGCTAATTTAACATCCACTTCCGCTTTAGTTAACGATACTGACGTCACCTCACAACTAGGGACTACCAGTAACGATTATACAAATGTACATGCTCAACTTGGGGTGACATTATCGAGGTTTGGCGCGGACCCAACAGGAAAAAACGATTGCCGCGAAATATTTCAACAGGCTTTGGATTATGCGGCTACTACCAATCATAAAACCGTATGGATTGATGGCACCTTTCTTATCACCGGTGAAATTTCATTAAAAGTTCCCGTTGGTGTCAACGTCAGAGGTTACCGTTCCGGTCGTACCCAAGGTGTAATGACTTCGGGCTTGAATGCAGCACTTGAGCCATCGGTATTACTGGTCCGGACCAAACCTGGCACTGATGTCACACCCGGCACTAATTTATTTGAATGCACGATCAGTCCTTCATTTGATGGTTTTGTTGTTTACTACGATCAACAACCTAAAAATATTACCGACCCTTCATTGTTTCTCAAATACGGATATACATTTTATACTGTCGGTCGGTCATGCTCTGTCACTAACGTTTTATATGCTGGCGCCTGGAATTTCTTCTGGCAAAGAGGCGAGTCACCGTTCTGCCAAAATATTTATGGCTTCGCGTATGGAACGGATTTTCACGTTGAAAAATGTGCGGATGTCGGCGTTTTCGATAACATTCACTCTAATCCTAATGTTATTCGCCCTGCCTTCAGCACCATTACAGCAGCAGCAAAATTAGCGACAAGCATTATGTTTGATTTTTCAGAACATGATGGAATGATGTTGAGCAACATTCATGGTTTTGGAAAAAGTGTTGTATTCAATAATGATCAGAAAGGTACAGTCCGACTGATGTCTTTGGTAGGTAATAATTTCCTGTTTGATAAATGTGGTACCCTTATCAATTCAAATGCCTCCGGCGCGCGCATTGTAGACTTTACTGGCGGTACATTTATTCATGACTATGCGCAGCTGAGTGGCATGCTGGTATTGAAAAACACCACGCAAACCCAATTGTCACAATATTACCTCAACGGATGGAAATTTCAGCTTGGTTCGCCATTAGAAGGTGATACTACCGACATATTCTTTTACTTTGGTGACAGCGCAGGCTGTAGTCTGATACTCAATGAGGTTGTTATTCCTTCAAAAGGTACATTAAAGTTAAATAACATATTGCAAAGCAATATAATTAACGGTGACATAACTATCGGTAGCCGACGAATTAGTCTCAACAGAACATATAACAACCTGGTCACCAACTCCCGTTTATTATCAGTTGATTTAAACACCAACATGCCCGTTGACTTTCAAAAGTCCGGAGCTAACACATTCATCAAGGGCAGAGAGGTGACCAGTAGTTACACAACAGTAAATGAGGACTCCATTGCCGGTCTGCTTAAAAGGGTACTTGATGTTAATTATAACGGCCCAATGAGTGTTGTCGTTTATGCAACAGCTATTGGCAATTCTCCTGGTGTCAAGCTCAGTGCCACAGATGATAATTTTGATGAAAATACAAAAATAAGCCAGTTTACAGAATGGTCATTGGAGGGGCCGTATTATGTAGCACGCCTATCAACTACAAGTACTGAACTCTATTCAATTTGGGATATTTGTTGCTTAGCGCCTTCTGTAAATGGCGGGGTATTACGGGTGCACAGTGTTGAGCTAATTCCAAGCTCGGTATTCAGTTATAGTTCCGAAGTAGAAGAACCTCCGCTATTAAAATCTCAGGTAGGCAGCATTGCAACAACTATGGACCTTCCTGCGAATACGAACACCATGGTAAAACGTTCAATTTGGGGGGCAACTAATGGTATTGCTCGTGTGTATCTAAAATCTGCCACCACCCTGGCCATATTTACATTATATAAAACCACAGGAAGTAGCCCAGTGACAGTAATTCAAGATATCTATAATCAAAGTGACTCTGACGTTTTGAATGTAACCTGGCCATCTAACGGTCGCCTGACTATTTCAAGCAGCGCAGGCGGGAGCGTTAGAATTCGCATTGATGGCGTATAA